In a genomic window of Urocitellus parryii isolate mUroPar1 chromosome 2, mUroPar1.hap1, whole genome shotgun sequence:
- the Tfdp1 gene encoding transcription factor Dp-1 isoform X2, with protein MAKDAGLIEANGELKVFIDQSLSPGKGVVSLVAVHPSTVSTLGKQLLPKTFGQSNVNIAQQVVIGTPQRPAASSAIVVGSPHTPSTHFVSQNQPSESSPWSAGKRNRKGEKHGKGLRHFSMKVCEKVQRKGTTSYNEVADELVAEFSAADNHILPNESAYDQKNIRRRVYDALNVLMAMNIISKEKKEIKWIGLPTNSAQECQNLEVERQRRLERIKQKQSQLQELILQQIAFKNLVQRNRQAEQQARRPPPPNSVIHLPFIIVNTSRKTVIDCSISNDKFEYLFNFDNTFEIHDDIEVLKRMGLACGLESGRCSAEDLEVARSLVPKALEPYVTEMAQGSIGGVFLTTAGSTSNGTRLSASDLSNGADGMLATSSNGSQYSGSRVETPVSYVGEDEDEEDEFNENEEED; from the exons GCGTGGTGTCCCTGGTGGCCGTGCACCCGTCCACAGTGAGCACACTCGGGAAGCAGCTCCTGCCGAAGACTTTCGGACAGTCCAACGTCAACATCGCCCAGCAAGTG GTGATTGGCACACCTCAGAGACCCGCGGCCTCCAGCGCCATCGTGGTGGGAAGCCCACACACGCCCAGCACACACTTCGTGTCCCAGAACCAGCCCTCTGAGTCCTCGCCCTGGTCTGCCGG GAAACGCAACAGGAAAGGGGAGAAGCATGGCAAGGGCCTGCGGCACTTCTCCATGAAGGTGTGCGAGAAGGTGCAGCGCAAGGGCACCACCTCCTACAACGAGGTGGCCGACGAGCTGGTGGCCGAGTTCAGCGCCGCCGACAACCACATCCTGCCCAACGAGTCG GCCTACGACCAGAAGAACATACGGCGGCGCGTCTACGATGCCTTGAACGTGCTGATGGCCATGAACATCATCTccaaggagaagaaggagatcaAGTGGATCGGACTGCCCACCAACTCTGCCCAGGAGTGCCAGAACCTGGAG GTGGAGAGGCAGCGGCGGCTGGAGAGGATCAAGCAGAAGCAGTCACAGCTCCAGGAGCTCATCCTGCAG CAAATTGCCTTCAAGAACTTGGTGCAGAGAAACCGCCAGGCGGAGCAGCAGGCCCGACGGCCGCCCCCGCCCAACTCGGTCATCCACCTGCCCTTCATCATCGTCAACACCAGTAGGAAGACGGTCATCGACTGCAGCATCTCCAATGACAA GTTCGAGTATCTGTTCAACTTCGACAACACGTTCGAGATCCATGACGACATAGAAGTGCTCAAGCGCATGGGCCTGGCCTGCGGGCTGGAGTCTGGAAGGTGCTCCGCCGAGGACCTCGAGGTGGCCAGAAGTCTGGTACCCAAGGCTCTGGAACCGTACGTGACAG AAATGGCTCAGGGATCCATCGGAGGTGTGTTCCTCACCACAGCAGGCTCCACCTCCAACGGCACAAGGCTCTCTGCCAG TGACCTGAGCAATGGTGCGGACGGGATGCTGGCCACAAGCTCCAACGGGTCTCAGTACAGCGGCTCCCGGGTGGAGACCCCTGTGTCCTACGTCGGGGAGGATGAGGACGAGGAGGACGAGTTCAACGAGAACGAGGAGGAGGACTGA